One part of the Phoenix dactylifera cultivar Barhee BC4 chromosome 4, palm_55x_up_171113_PBpolish2nd_filt_p, whole genome shotgun sequence genome encodes these proteins:
- the LOC103695886 gene encoding probable LRR receptor-like serine/threonine-protein kinase At1g53440, whose product MEEMRVIVVVEEGKRRLTLLLVFSMLLASSCFDMGRAQKLVDEEVEALKTIGSKLRKQWDFSVDPCSRTAGWLESSDAYGIAKNVTCECNTTSNICHVTSIWLKGQNLTGVLPEEFANLTFLTDIDLTWNYLGGSIPASWASLPLTHLSLLGNRISGTIPRELGRMTSLEELVLEDNQLQGSIPPALGNLINLRIFQVSANNISGELPESFGKLRNMTDFRIDGNPISGKIPSFIGNWTKLEFLNMQGTSMEGPFPPVLEKLENITQLAVSDWKGGDGKFPPLQNMRSMKYLVLRNLSISGELPDFIGEMTTLYILDLSFNNLTGSIPKSFDGLQNSIGFMFLANNMLSGTIPSWILSSRKNIDISYNSFTGSPAPVSCQQGNVNLVSSYSSTNNDLIATCLRQNLPCTGKARNYKLFINCGGPKVLIDDDEYEDDTSQQGPSRYAASDSGKWAYSSTGVFLANGDAKFTATNVSALNMTKPDLYMTARLNPVSLKYYGLCLQKGIYTVKLHFAEIMYTDDQTYFSVGERLFDVSIQGKKVLQDFNIAKVANGTGKNIILPFYATVNGTLEIHFQWAGKGTNAIPQLGVYGPLISAISVTPNFKPDTEESNLSLGAILSIVAASCVAIVLTLILLLLFFRRKNAENDELRGLKLHTSYFSLKQIKAATNNFDRANKIGEGGFGPVYKGAVPDGSVIAVKQLSSKSKQGNREFLNEIAMISAVQHPNLVKLFGCCIEGNQLLLIYEYMENNSLARALFGPEEHRRKLDWRTRRTICLGVARGLTYLHEESRLKIVHRDIKATNILLDKDLNAKIADFGLAKLDEEENTHISTRIAGTFGYMAPEYATRGYLTDKADVYSFGVVALEIVSGMSNTSYRPKEDFVFLLDWAYVLQEEGRLLELVDPSLGSNYSKEEAMQMLNLAIICTNLSPTLRPTMSSVVGMLDGKMPVRVPTTESRGFRSMDLRNRSFEEISQESRAQSIPTDEQMFDTSMSAQSSKEEIAPLSSSSNLQITEISL is encoded by the exons ATGGAGGAGATGAGAGTAATCGTAGTAGTAGAAGAGGGGAAGCGTCGGCTTACGCTTCTCCTTGTCTTCTCCATGCTGTTAGCTTCAAGCTGCTTTGATATGGGCAGAGCTCAGAAACTGGTTGATGAAGAAG TTGAAGCGCTAAAAACGATCGGCTCCAAGTTGAGAAAGCAGTGGGACTTCTCAGTGGACCCTTGCAGTAGAACCGCAGGATGGTTGGAATCTTCCGACGCCTACGGGATAGCCAAAAATGTCACTTGCGAGTGCAACACGACCTCCAATATCTGTCACGTCACAAGCAT TTGGCTCAAGGGTCAGAACCTGACTGGAGTTCTTCCCGAGGAGTTTGCCAACCTCACCTTCTTAACAGATAT AGATTTAACTTGGAACTATCTCGGTGGATCCATTCCTGCATCCTGGGCATCCCTTCCCCTCACCCATCT GTCACTTTTGGGAAACCGAATCTCTGGGACGATTCCACGAGAGCTTGGAAGAATGACATCCCTTGAGGAGCT GGTTCTGGAAGATAACCAACTGCAAGGCTCTATTCCTCCAGCCCTTGGTAACCTGATCAACTTACGAATCTT CCAAGTTTCGGCAAATAACATAAGTGGAGAGTTGCCAGAGTCGTTTGGGAAACTCAGGAACATGACAGACTT TAGAATTGATGGAAACCCAATCTCTGGCAAAATTCCAAGCTTCATTGGAAACTGGACGAAACTTGAATTTCT AAATATGCAAGGAACGTCGATGGAGGGGCCCTTTCCTCCCGTATTAGAAAAGTTGGAAAACATAACTCAGCT GGCAGTGTCTGACTGGAAAGGAGGGGACGGGAAGTTCCCTCCATTGCAGAACATGAGAAGCATGAAATATCT TGTGTTGAGGAACTTGTCCATATCTGGTGAACTCCCTGATTTTATTGGAGAGATGACCACTCTCTATATCTT AGACCTTAGCTTTAACAACCTGACAGGTTCAATTCCGAAAAGCTTTGATGGCCTTCAAAATTCAATAGGTTTTAT GTTCCTTGCTAATAACATGCTAAGTGGAACAATACCCAGTTGGATCTTGAGCAGTAGAAAAAACAT AGatatttcatataactctttcACAGGATCTCCGGCACCAGTCAGTTGTCAACAAGGGAATGT GAATTTGGTTTCTAGTTATTCATCAACAAACAATGACTT gatCGCAACATGTTTAAGGCAGAATCTCCCTTGCACAGGGAAAGCTAGAA ACTACAAGTTGTTCATAAACTGTGGTGGTCCTAAAGTGCTCATTGATGATGATGAATACGAAGATGATACATCACAGCAGGGTCCATCAAGATATGCCGCCTCTGATAGTGGGAAATGGGCTTATAGCAGCACAGGAGTTTTTCTGGCAAATGGCGATGCAAAGTTTACTGCTACAAATGTATCagcactgaacatgaccaaACCGGATTTGTACATGACTGCACGGCTAAATCCTGTGTCTCTCAAATACTATGGTCTTTGCTTACAGAAAGGAATTTATACAGTCAAGCTTCACTTTGCTGAAATTATGTACACTGATGACCAAACATACTTTAGTGTTGGAGAGCGTTTATTTGATGTATCAATACAG GGAAAAAAGGTTTTACAGGACTTTAATATTGCAAAAGTAGCAAATGGGACTGGTAAGAATATTATTCTACCATTTTATGCTACTGTAAATGgcaccttggaaattcactTCCAGTGGGCTGGCAAAGGAACAAATGCCATTCCACAATTAGGTGTATATGGACCTCTTATATCTGCAATTTCAGTTACACCAA ACTTCAAGCCAGATACAGAAGAAAGCAATCTATCTCTTGGAGCTATTTTGAGCATAGTTGCTGCTTCTTGTGTTGCAATTGTGTTGACCTTAATCCTGTTATTGCTTTTCTTCAGAAGGAAGAATGCTGAGAACGATG AACTTCGAGGCCTAAAGCTGCACACCAGTTACTTCAGTTTAAAACAGATCAAAGCTGCCACCAATAACTTTGATCGTGCAAATAAGATAGGTGAAGGCGGCTTTGGTCCAGTTTACAAG GGTGCGGTGCCCGATGGTTCTGTAATTGCAGTTAAGCAGCTTTCTTCCAAGTCTAAACAAGGGAACCGTGAATTTCTCAATGAAATAGCCATGATATCAGCAGTGCAGCACCCAAATCTTGTGAAGCTTTTTGGTTGTTGTATTGAAGGAAATCAATTATTGCTAATATATGAATATATGGAAAATAATAGTCTAGCTCGTGCTCTATTTG GTCCTGAAGAACACCGACGGAAATTGGACTGGCGAACAAGGCGTACGATTTGCCTAGGAGTAGCAAGAGGTTTGacatatctccatgaagagtcgaGGTTGAAGATTGTTCACCGAGACATCAAGGCGACAAATATTCTGCTTGACAAAGATCTCAATGCAAAAATAGCTGACTTTGGTTTGGCGAAATTGGATGAAGAAGAGAATACCCACATCAGCACCCGAATAGCTGGTACATT CGGATACATGGCTCCTGAATATGCAACAAGGGGTTACTTGACAGACAAAGCAGATGTTTACAGCTTTGGAGTTGTTGCGTTGGAGATTGTTAGTGGAATGAGCAACACAAGTTATAGGCCCAAGGAGGACTTCGTTTTTCTTCTTGATTGG GCCTATGTTTTACAAGAGGAGGGAAGACTGCTTGAACTCGTCGACCCAAGCCTTGGTTCGAACTACTCAAAGGAAGAGGCAATGCAGATGTTGAACCTGGCTATTATATGCACCAACCTATCTCCAACTCTCAGACCAACAATGTCCTCTGTGGTGGGCATGCTAGACGGGAAGATGCCTGTGCGGGTACCTACTACAGAGTCCAGAGGCTTCAGGAGCATGGATCTGAGAAACAGGTCCTTTGAGGAAATATCCCAAGAAAGCCGAGCACAGAGCATCCCGACTGATGAGCAAATGTTTGATACCTCAATGTCTGCCCAAAGTAGCAAGGAAGAAATCGCTCCACTTTCTTCATCAAGCAACCTTCAGATTACAGAGATTAGTTTATAG